A genomic region of Roseateles amylovorans contains the following coding sequences:
- the pyrC gene encoding dihydroorotase, with protein sequence MSDLLTLIRPDDWHVHLRDGAALQSVVPYTARQFARAIAMPNLKPPITTAAQAIAYRDRILAAVPAGVDFQPLMTLYLTDRTTVDDIAAAKAAGVVALKLYPAGATTNSDAGVTDIRKTYATLEAMQKAGLLLLVHGEVTDPEVDVFDREAVFVDRIMRPLRQDFPELKVVFEHITTKEAAQYVTDADRFTGATVTPQHLLYNRNAIFMGGLRPHYYCLPVLKREEHRQALIKASTSGNPRFFLGTDSAPHASVMKENSVCGAGCFTALSALELYAEAFEAAGALDKLEAFASFHGADFYGLPRNTQHVTLRKTEWTLPESVPFGEAAQLKPLRGGELMAWKLD encoded by the coding sequence ATGAGCGACCTCCTCACCCTGATCCGTCCCGACGACTGGCATGTGCACCTGCGCGATGGCGCCGCGCTGCAGAGCGTCGTCCCCTACACCGCGCGTCAATTCGCTCGCGCCATCGCGATGCCCAACCTGAAGCCGCCGATCACCACCGCGGCCCAGGCGATCGCCTACCGGGACCGCATCCTGGCGGCGGTGCCCGCCGGCGTTGATTTTCAGCCGCTGATGACGCTGTACCTGACCGACCGGACGACGGTAGACGACATCGCCGCGGCCAAGGCCGCCGGTGTGGTGGCGCTCAAGCTCTATCCCGCCGGCGCGACCACCAACAGCGATGCCGGCGTGACCGACATCCGCAAGACCTACGCCACGCTGGAGGCCATGCAAAAGGCCGGCCTGCTGCTGCTGGTGCATGGCGAAGTGACCGATCCCGAAGTCGACGTCTTCGACCGTGAGGCCGTGTTCGTGGACCGCATCATGCGTCCGCTGCGTCAGGACTTCCCCGAGCTGAAGGTGGTGTTCGAGCACATCACCACCAAGGAAGCCGCGCAGTATGTGACCGATGCCGACCGCTTCACCGGCGCCACCGTCACGCCCCAGCATCTGCTCTACAACCGCAACGCCATCTTCATGGGTGGCCTGCGTCCGCACTATTACTGCCTGCCGGTGCTCAAGCGCGAAGAACATCGCCAGGCGCTGATCAAGGCGTCGACGTCCGGCAATCCCCGCTTCTTCCTGGGCACCGACAGCGCCCCGCATGCGTCGGTGATGAAGGAGAACTCGGTCTGCGGCGCCGGCTGCTTCACCGCGCTGTCCGCCCTGGAGCTGTATGCCGAGGCCTTCGAAGCCGCAGGCGCACTGGACAAGCTGGAGGCCTTCGCCAGCTTCCACGGCGCCGACTTCTATGGCCTGCCGCGCAACACGCAGCACGTTACGCTGCGCAAGACCGAATGGACACTCCCGGAGTCGGTGCCGTTCGGTGAAGCAGCCCAGCTCAAGCCGCTGCGCGGCGGCGAGTTGATGGCCTGGAAGCTGGACTGA
- a CDS encoding amino acid ABC transporter permease, with amino-acid sequence MSQLDFSFLTWDVLQSFVLKGLMFSVQLTLIATLGGIVLGTLLALMRLSGRAWLEKPAAFYVDTLRSIPLVMVILWFFLLIPYLGVNVGAEKSAIITFILFEATYFSEIMRAGIQSVSRGQVFAGYAMGMTYRQTMQLVVLPQAFRNMLPVLLTQTIVLFQDTSLVYAIGAYDLLKGFEVAGKNFNRPVETYLVAAAVYFVICFSLSMLVRRLQKKIAIIR; translated from the coding sequence ATGTCGCAGTTGGATTTTTCCTTCCTGACCTGGGATGTGCTGCAGTCGTTCGTCCTCAAGGGACTGATGTTCTCGGTGCAACTGACCCTCATCGCCACGCTGGGCGGCATCGTGCTGGGCACGCTGCTGGCGCTGATGCGCCTGTCGGGCCGTGCCTGGCTGGAGAAGCCGGCGGCGTTCTATGTGGACACGCTGCGCTCCATCCCGCTGGTGATGGTGATCCTGTGGTTCTTCCTGCTGATCCCCTACCTGGGCGTGAACGTGGGTGCCGAGAAGTCGGCCATCATCACCTTCATCCTGTTCGAAGCGACCTACTTCTCCGAGATCATGCGCGCCGGCATCCAGTCGGTGTCGCGCGGTCAGGTGTTTGCGGGTTATGCGATGGGCATGACCTACCGCCAGACCATGCAGTTGGTGGTCCTGCCGCAAGCCTTCCGCAACATGCTGCCGGTGCTGCTGACCCAGACCATCGTGCTGTTCCAGGACACGTCGCTGGTCTATGCGATTGGCGCCTATGACCTGCTCAAGGGCTTCGAGGTCGCCGGCAAGAACTTCAACCGTCCGGTGGAAACCTATCTGGTCGCCGCCGCCGTCTACTTCGTCATCTGCTTCAGCCTGTCCATGCTGGTCCGTCGGCTGCAGAAGAAGATCGCCATCATCCGCTGA
- a CDS encoding dicarboxylate/amino acid:cation symporter, producing MLSTPPLSSSPVVKPPFYKQLYVQVLVAITIGILLGHFEPSYATTLKPLGDAFIKLVKMIIAPVIFLTIVTGIAGMTHLKAVGRVFGKAMAYFLFFSTLALIVGMVVANVVQPGAGMNVNVAELDQKEVNSYVQKTHDLTLTGFLMDIIPKTLLSAFVDGNILQTLFVAVLFGIALALVGERGKPVQALLESLTAPVFRLVHILMKAAPIGAFGAMAFTIGKYGLAVLVNLAWLVGSFYVTSLLFVLVILGVVGKLCGFSIIKLIRYLKAELLLVLGTSSSESALPSLMEKMENAGCEKTVVGLVVPTGYSFNLDGTNIYMTLAALFIAQATNTDLTLGHQITLLLVAMLSSKGAAGVTGAGFITLAATLSVVPEVPVAGMALILGVDRFMSECRSLTNFIGNAVATIVVSKWENALDQGALDRALSGTSVDPDDLPIRAAGPAENA from the coding sequence ATGCTGTCCACGCCTCCCCTCTCTTCCTCGCCGGTCGTCAAGCCGCCGTTCTACAAGCAGCTGTATGTCCAGGTGCTGGTCGCCATCACCATCGGCATCCTGCTCGGCCATTTCGAGCCGTCCTACGCCACGACGCTGAAACCCCTGGGCGACGCCTTCATCAAGCTGGTGAAGATGATCATCGCTCCGGTGATCTTCCTGACCATCGTCACCGGCATCGCGGGCATGACGCACCTCAAGGCGGTGGGTCGGGTGTTCGGCAAGGCGATGGCGTATTTCCTGTTCTTCTCCACCCTGGCGTTGATCGTCGGCATGGTGGTGGCGAATGTGGTGCAGCCGGGCGCCGGCATGAATGTCAATGTGGCCGAGCTGGACCAGAAAGAGGTCAACAGCTATGTGCAGAAGACGCATGACCTGACGCTGACCGGCTTCCTGATGGACATCATCCCCAAGACGCTGCTGAGCGCCTTCGTGGACGGCAACATCCTGCAGACGCTGTTTGTCGCGGTGCTGTTCGGCATCGCGCTGGCGTTGGTGGGCGAGCGCGGCAAGCCGGTGCAGGCACTGCTGGAGTCGCTGACCGCGCCGGTGTTCCGGCTGGTCCACATCCTGATGAAGGCCGCGCCGATCGGTGCATTCGGTGCCATGGCCTTCACCATCGGCAAGTACGGCCTGGCGGTGCTGGTCAACCTGGCATGGCTGGTGGGCAGCTTCTATGTCACCTCGCTGCTGTTCGTGCTGGTGATCCTGGGTGTGGTGGGCAAGCTCTGCGGCTTCTCGATCATCAAACTGATCCGCTACCTGAAAGCAGAACTGCTGCTGGTGCTGGGCACCTCGTCGTCGGAGTCGGCATTGCCGTCGCTGATGGAGAAGATGGAAAACGCCGGTTGCGAGAAGACGGTGGTGGGCCTGGTCGTGCCGACCGGCTACTCCTTCAACCTGGACGGCACCAACATCTACATGACGCTGGCCGCGCTGTTCATTGCCCAGGCCACCAACACCGACCTCACGCTGGGTCATCAGATCACGCTGCTGCTGGTGGCGATGCTGAGCTCCAAGGGCGCGGCCGGTGTGACCGGTGCGGGCTTCATCACCCTGGCGGCCACGCTGTCGGTGGTGCCGGAAGTGCCGGTGGCCGGCATGGCGCTGATCCTGGGCGTGGACCGGTTCATGTCCGAATGTCGCTCGCTGACCAACTTCATCGGCAATGCGGTGGCGACCATCGTGGTGTCGAAATGGGAGAACGCCCTGGACCAGGGTGCGTTGGACCGCGCGCTGAGCGGCACCTCCGTCGATCCGGACGATCTGCCCATCCGTGCAGCGGGACCGGCAGAGAACGCCTGA
- a CDS encoding ABCB family ABC transporter ATP-binding protein/permease: MRRSTLADPPAPVAHAASSANPPVPAAPRGDWHTVARLLPYFWRYRWRVAFALAFMVGAKLANVGVPLLLKRLVDSLDITPGTPQALMVVPIGLLVAYGLLRLCTSLFTEARELIFSKATEGASRSISLQVFRHLHDLSLRFHLERQTGGMTRDIERGTRAVNSLISYSLYSIFPTLIEVVLVLGLLSVKFDALFAVITGAALTFYIGFTIWVTEWRTQFRRKLNELDSVAHSKAIDSLLNYETVKYFNNEDFEAARYDQSLEQLRRVQLKSQKTLALLNSGQQLIIAIALVAMLWRATEGVVAGRMSLGDLVMINAFMIQLYIPLNFLGVIYREIKQSLTDLDKMFGLLSREREVADTPDAQPLVVRGAAVRYEEVHFAYEPQRPILKGVSLEIPAGKKVAVVGPSGSGKSTLARLLYRFYDVGDGRITIDGQALTEVTQQSLRRSIGIVPQDTVLFNDTIAYNIAYGRPEASMAEIEAAARSAHVHEFIQSLPQGYQTMVGERGLKLSGGEKQRVAIARTLLKNPPILIFDEATSALDSRNERAIQAELEAAAQNKTVLVIAHRLSTIVDAHEILVMEQGRIIERGRHADLLALRGRYAQMWSLQQDGGRTESTDAEPR, from the coding sequence ATGCGTCGTTCCACCCTTGCCGACCCCCCGGCGCCTGTCGCTCACGCGGCCTCGTCCGCGAACCCACCCGTTCCTGCCGCCCCGAGGGGCGATTGGCATACCGTCGCCCGTTTGCTGCCTTACTTCTGGCGGTATCGCTGGCGGGTGGCCTTTGCGCTGGCCTTCATGGTGGGCGCGAAGCTGGCCAATGTCGGCGTGCCGCTGCTGCTGAAGCGATTGGTCGACAGCCTGGACATCACGCCCGGCACGCCGCAAGCCCTGATGGTGGTGCCGATCGGGCTGCTGGTGGCTTACGGCCTGCTGCGCTTGTGCACCTCGCTGTTCACCGAGGCGCGGGAGCTGATCTTCTCCAAGGCCACCGAGGGCGCCTCACGCAGCATCTCGCTGCAGGTCTTCCGCCATCTGCATGACCTGAGCCTGCGCTTCCACCTGGAGCGCCAGACCGGCGGCATGACCCGCGACATCGAGCGCGGCACCCGGGCGGTGAATTCGTTGATCTCCTATTCGCTCTACAGCATCTTTCCCACGCTCATCGAAGTGGTGCTGGTGCTGGGCTTGCTGTCGGTGAAGTTCGATGCGCTGTTTGCGGTGATCACCGGCGCGGCGCTGACCTTCTACATCGGCTTCACCATCTGGGTCACCGAGTGGCGGACCCAGTTCCGGCGCAAGCTCAACGAGCTGGACTCGGTGGCCCACTCGAAGGCGATCGACTCCCTGCTGAACTATGAGACGGTGAAGTACTTCAACAATGAAGACTTCGAGGCCGCGCGTTACGACCAGAGCCTGGAACAGTTGCGCCGGGTGCAGCTCAAGTCGCAGAAGACCTTGGCGCTGCTCAACAGCGGGCAGCAACTGATCATCGCGATTGCGCTGGTGGCGATGCTGTGGCGGGCCACCGAAGGCGTGGTGGCCGGCCGCATGAGCCTGGGCGATCTGGTGATGATCAACGCCTTCATGATCCAGCTCTACATCCCGCTCAACTTCCTGGGCGTGATCTACCGGGAGATCAAGCAGAGCCTGACGGATCTGGACAAGATGTTCGGCCTCTTGTCCCGCGAACGTGAGGTGGCCGACACACCGGACGCCCAACCGCTGGTGGTCCGCGGCGCGGCGGTGCGCTACGAGGAGGTTCACTTTGCCTATGAGCCGCAGCGCCCCATCCTCAAGGGCGTGAGCCTGGAGATTCCGGCCGGCAAGAAGGTGGCGGTGGTGGGGCCGAGCGGCTCGGGCAAGAGCACGCTGGCGCGGCTGCTGTACCGGTTCTATGACGTGGGGGACGGGCGCATCACCATCGATGGCCAGGCCCTCACGGAGGTCACCCAGCAGAGCCTGCGTCGGTCGATCGGCATCGTGCCGCAGGACACGGTGCTGTTCAACGACACGATTGCCTACAACATCGCCTACGGCCGGCCCGAGGCGTCGATGGCCGAGATCGAGGCTGCAGCGCGGTCGGCGCATGTGCATGAGTTCATCCAGAGCCTGCCGCAGGGCTACCAGACGATGGTGGGCGAGCGCGGCCTGAAGCTCTCCGGCGGGGAAAAGCAGCGGGTGGCGATTGCACGCACGCTGTTGAAGAACCCGCCGATCCTGATCTTCGATGAGGCCACCTCGGCGCTGGACTCCCGCAATGAGCGGGCCATCCAGGCTGAGCTGGAAGCGGCCGCGCAGAACAAGACCGTGCTGGTGATTGCCCACCGGCTGTCCACCATCGTGGATGCGCACGAGATCCTGGTGATGGAGCAGGGCCGCATCATCGAGCGAGGGCGTCACGCCGACCTGCTCGCATTGCGCGGACGGTATGCGCAGATGTGGTCGCTGCAGCAGGACGGCGGTCGAACGGAATCCACGGACGCTGAGCCGCGCTGA
- a CDS encoding amino acid ABC transporter ATP-binding protein, with translation MIEIKNVSKWYGPFQVLTDCSTTIKKGEVVVVCGPSGSGKSTLIKTVNALEPFQKGDIVVDGISLSDPKTNLPKLRSRVGMVFQHFELFPHLSVTENLTIAQVKVLGRSLDDAKARGLKMLDRVGLMAHKDKFPGQLSGGQQQRVAIARALSMDPIVMLFDEPTSALDPEMVGEVLDVMVQLANEGMTMMCVTHEMGFAKKVSHRVIFMDAGKVIEDCVKEDFFGKPEERSPRAKDFLAKILQH, from the coding sequence ATGATCGAAATCAAGAACGTCTCCAAATGGTACGGCCCGTTCCAGGTGCTGACCGACTGCTCGACCACCATCAAGAAGGGGGAGGTCGTGGTGGTGTGCGGCCCGTCCGGATCGGGCAAGTCCACGCTGATCAAGACGGTGAATGCGCTGGAGCCCTTCCAGAAGGGCGACATCGTGGTGGACGGCATCAGCCTGTCCGATCCCAAGACCAACCTGCCCAAGCTGCGTTCGCGCGTGGGCATGGTCTTCCAGCATTTCGAACTGTTCCCGCATCTGTCGGTGACCGAGAACCTGACCATCGCCCAGGTCAAGGTGCTGGGCCGCAGCCTGGACGATGCCAAGGCGCGTGGCCTGAAGATGCTGGACCGGGTCGGCCTGATGGCCCACAAGGACAAGTTCCCCGGTCAACTGTCCGGCGGCCAGCAGCAGCGGGTGGCTATCGCCCGGGCGCTGTCGATGGACCCGATCGTCATGCTGTTCGATGAGCCCACCTCGGCGCTGGATCCCGAGATGGTCGGCGAGGTGCTGGACGTGATGGTGCAACTGGCCAACGAAGGCATGACCATGATGTGCGTCACCCATGAAATGGGTTTTGCCAAGAAGGTCAGCCACCGCGTGATCTTCATGGACGCCGGCAAGGTCATCGAGGACTGCGTGAAGGAGGACTTCTTCGGCAAGCCCGAAGAGCGCTCCCCGCGCGCCAAGGACTTCCTGGCGAAGATCCTGCAGCACTGA
- a CDS encoding enoyl-CoA hydratase: MSIKTAIVNGVQTIEIARPEKKNALTRVMYQEMADALVAANGDNTVRAVLIQGQPGIFTSGNDIEDFMSSPPRDEEAPVFQFMRAMISCEKPIIAAVNGAAIGIGTTLLLHCDFVYVADDARLAMPFVSLGLVPEFGSSLLVPRLMGPRRAAEKLLLGDPFTGEQAVECGIANAVLPAGEVVNQARRTAERFGKLAPSAVRESKKLMRRASQDELLEAIKVEAEIFGARLRSPEAIEAFQAFFQKRQPDFSKF; this comes from the coding sequence ATGAGCATCAAGACCGCCATCGTCAACGGCGTGCAGACCATCGAGATCGCACGTCCGGAGAAGAAGAACGCGTTGACCCGCGTCATGTACCAGGAAATGGCCGATGCCCTGGTGGCCGCCAACGGCGACAACACGGTGCGTGCGGTGCTGATCCAGGGCCAGCCCGGCATCTTCACCTCGGGCAACGACATCGAGGACTTCATGAGCAGCCCGCCGCGGGACGAGGAAGCCCCGGTGTTCCAGTTCATGCGGGCGATGATCAGTTGCGAGAAACCGATCATTGCGGCGGTCAACGGCGCGGCGATCGGCATCGGCACCACGCTGCTGCTGCATTGCGATTTCGTCTATGTGGCGGATGACGCTCGCCTGGCCATGCCCTTTGTCAGCCTGGGGCTGGTGCCCGAATTCGGCTCCAGCCTGTTGGTGCCTCGCCTGATGGGGCCGCGCCGTGCGGCGGAGAAGCTGCTGCTGGGCGACCCGTTCACCGGGGAGCAGGCGGTCGAATGCGGCATTGCCAATGCGGTGCTGCCTGCGGGCGAGGTGGTCAACCAGGCGCGCCGCACCGCTGAGCGCTTCGGCAAGCTGGCGCCGAGCGCGGTGCGCGAGAGCAAGAAGCTGATGCGTCGGGCCTCGCAGGACGAACTGCTGGAGGCCATCAAGGTCGAAGCCGAGATCTTCGGCGCCCGGCTGCGCAGCCCCGAGGCGATCGAAGCCTTCCAGGCGTTCTTCCAGAAGCGGCAGCCGGATTTCTCGAAATTCTGA
- a CDS encoding LysR substrate-binding domain-containing protein, with amino-acid sequence METKWLEDFVSLAETRSFSRSAQLRHVTQPAFSRRIQALEAWAGVDLVDRSSYPTRLTAAGETLLGQAVDLLGNLQATRNMLRSHQSAGQDMIEFAVPHSLSFSFFPHWLMELRQRFGEVKCRLNALNVHDATLQLSEGNCDLLVVYHHPSQPLQLDPERYESVSLGHETLSAYAKADANGAPMFRIAGHPGHKIPFLSYASGAYLGRLVELIVKDSAQPLNLESVFETDMAESLKAMALEGHGLAFLPASSVKKEVKARRLVRAAEPGRYELDMELRMYRERQGTARRVKPVAQSLWNFLTQANGLAA; translated from the coding sequence GTGGAAACCAAATGGCTTGAAGACTTTGTCAGTCTGGCGGAGACGCGCAGCTTCTCCCGCTCGGCGCAACTCCGGCATGTGACGCAACCAGCGTTCTCGCGCCGCATCCAGGCGCTTGAGGCCTGGGCCGGGGTCGACCTGGTCGATCGCTCGTCCTATCCCACGCGGCTGACCGCTGCGGGCGAGACGCTGCTGGGCCAGGCCGTCGACCTGCTCGGCAATCTGCAGGCGACGCGCAACATGCTGCGCAGCCACCAGTCGGCCGGTCAGGACATGATCGAATTCGCTGTCCCGCACTCGCTGTCGTTCAGCTTCTTCCCTCATTGGCTGATGGAGCTGCGCCAGCGCTTCGGCGAGGTCAAGTGCCGGCTGAATGCCCTCAATGTCCATGATGCGACGCTTCAGCTCAGCGAAGGCAACTGCGACCTGCTGGTGGTCTATCACCATCCCAGCCAGCCGCTGCAACTGGACCCGGAGCGCTATGAATCCGTGTCCCTGGGACACGAAACGCTGTCCGCCTATGCGAAGGCCGACGCCAACGGCGCGCCGATGTTCCGCATTGCAGGCCATCCGGGCCATAAGATCCCGTTCCTCAGCTATGCCTCCGGCGCCTACCTCGGCCGGCTGGTGGAGCTCATCGTGAAGGACTCGGCCCAACCGCTGAACCTGGAATCGGTGTTCGAGACCGACATGGCCGAAAGCCTCAAGGCCATGGCACTCGAGGGCCATGGCCTGGCCTTTCTGCCGGCCAGCTCGGTCAAGAAGGAGGTCAAGGCGCGCCGCCTGGTGCGGGCGGCGGAGCCGGGCCGGTATGAACTCGACATGGAGCTGCGGATGTACCGCGAGCGCCAGGGCACCGCCCGGCGCGTCAAGCCGGTGGCCCAGTCCCTATGGAATTTCCTGACCCAGGCGAACGGGTTGGCGGCATGA
- a CDS encoding acyl-CoA thioesterase yields MRVMPMPADANGNGDIFGGWIMAQVDLAGSVLPLRISRGRVATVAVNEFIFKQPVSIGDLLSFYAEVKRIGRTSITVHVEVFAERNPANPHVVKVTEANLTYVAIDRDGKPRAFAQQS; encoded by the coding sequence ATGCGCGTGATGCCGATGCCGGCCGATGCCAACGGCAACGGCGACATCTTCGGCGGCTGGATCATGGCGCAGGTCGACCTGGCGGGTTCGGTGCTGCCGCTTCGCATCTCGCGCGGCCGCGTGGCGACCGTCGCGGTCAATGAATTCATCTTCAAGCAGCCGGTGTCGATCGGCGACCTGCTGAGCTTCTATGCCGAGGTCAAGCGCATCGGTCGCACATCGATCACGGTTCATGTCGAGGTCTTCGCCGAGCGCAACCCGGCCAATCCCCACGTGGTGAAGGTCACCGAGGCCAATTTGACCTATGTCGCCATCGATCGGGACGGTAAACCTCGCGCATTCGCACAACAGAGCTGA
- a CDS encoding amino acid ABC transporter permease, with product MPSWDWQLYCTDMVTDEVAPKCFGASGYETYLDAMVHAWGWTMGISMLGLLVALIAGSLIGILRTVPNRKLAMLGEAYTEVFRNIPLIVQLFLWYHVVPRLFPMFASVPASVLVVVAIGLFTSARVAEQVKAGILTLPKGQRYAGQALGLTMPQTYRFVLLPMAFRIVIPPLTSESMNIVKNSAVAFAVSIPELAQYAQQASEQSSFVQIFLPVTLLYFVSAFLINRVAKFIEAYVRVPGILGAK from the coding sequence ATGCCGAGTTGGGATTGGCAGCTTTACTGCACCGACATGGTGACGGATGAGGTTGCGCCGAAGTGCTTCGGCGCTTCCGGATACGAGACATATCTCGACGCCATGGTCCATGCCTGGGGCTGGACCATGGGGATCTCGATGCTGGGCCTGCTGGTGGCGCTGATCGCCGGCTCGCTGATCGGCATCCTTCGAACGGTGCCGAACCGCAAGCTGGCGATGCTGGGTGAGGCCTACACCGAGGTCTTCCGGAACATCCCGCTGATCGTGCAGCTGTTCCTCTGGTATCACGTGGTGCCGCGGCTGTTCCCGATGTTTGCGAGCGTGCCGGCCTCGGTGCTGGTGGTGGTCGCCATCGGGCTGTTCACCTCCGCGCGGGTGGCCGAACAGGTCAAGGCCGGCATCCTGACGCTGCCCAAGGGCCAGCGCTACGCCGGCCAGGCGCTGGGACTGACCATGCCGCAGACCTACCGCTTCGTGCTGCTGCCGATGGCCTTCCGCATCGTCATCCCGCCGCTGACCAGCGAGAGCATGAACATCGTCAAGAACTCCGCGGTCGCCTTTGCGGTGAGCATTCCGGAGCTGGCGCAGTATGCGCAGCAGGCGTCGGAGCAGTCGAGCTTCGTGCAGATCTTCCTGCCGGTGACGCTGCTCTATTTCGTGTCCGCCTTCCTGATCAACCGCGTCGCCAAGTTCATTGAGGCGTACGTTCGGGTGCCCGGCATCCTGGGGGCCAAGTGA
- a CDS encoding transporter substrate-binding domain-containing protein has translation MKKALLVVALGAAMVGVAQADTLKKIKDTSSVTMGVRESSGALSYTLGDGKYVGYHVEICQRVLADVQKQLGLAKLDIKYQPVTSQNRVPLVQNGTVDIECGSTTNNLTRQKDVAFAVTTYVEEVRIAVKGASGITSISQLNGKTVATTTGTTSVQLLRKHERANGVDFKEVLGKDHADSFLLLESGRADAFVMDGQILAGNIAKSRTPADYKIVGETLSVEPIAIMIRKDDPAFKKAVDDSIKGMMKSGDIAKLYDKWFMQPIPPTNTKVNLPLSDATKAAWATPNDKPVEEYAKK, from the coding sequence ATGAAAAAGGCATTGCTGGTCGTGGCCCTTGGCGCGGCTATGGTCGGTGTGGCGCAAGCCGACACGCTGAAGAAGATCAAGGACACAAGCAGCGTCACCATGGGCGTGCGCGAGTCTTCGGGCGCGCTGTCCTATACCTTGGGCGACGGCAAATACGTCGGCTATCACGTCGAGATCTGCCAGCGCGTGCTGGCCGACGTCCAGAAGCAGCTCGGCCTGGCCAAGCTGGACATCAAGTACCAACCGGTCACTTCGCAGAACCGCGTGCCCCTGGTGCAGAACGGCACCGTGGACATCGAGTGCGGCTCCACCACCAACAATCTGACCCGTCAGAAGGACGTGGCCTTTGCGGTCACGACCTATGTCGAGGAAGTGCGGATCGCCGTCAAGGGCGCGTCGGGCATCACCTCGATCAGCCAGCTGAACGGCAAGACGGTGGCCACCACCACCGGCACCACCTCGGTCCAACTGCTGCGCAAGCATGAGCGCGCCAACGGCGTCGACTTCAAGGAAGTGCTGGGCAAGGACCACGCCGACAGCTTCCTGCTGCTGGAATCCGGCCGTGCTGATGCCTTCGTGATGGACGGCCAGATCCTGGCCGGCAACATCGCCAAGTCGCGCACGCCGGCGGACTACAAGATCGTCGGTGAGACCCTGTCGGTCGAGCCGATCGCCATCATGATCCGCAAGGACGACCCGGCTTTCAAGAAGGCGGTGGACGACAGCATCAAGGGCATGATGAAGTCCGGCGACATCGCCAAGCTGTACGACAAGTGGTTCATGCAGCCGATCCCGCCGACCAACACCAAGGTCAACCTGCCGCTGTCGGACGCGACCAAGGCCGCCTGGGCCACGCCGAACGACAAGCCGGTCGAGGAATACGCCAAGAAGTAA